From a region of the Bradyrhizobium sp. KBS0727 genome:
- a CDS encoding ABC-F family ATP-binding cassette domain-containing protein — translation MIRLDNVSKQVGHQILFIEASAALQKGEKIGLVGPNGAGKTTLFRMISGQEPPDEGQVSLDRGITIGYFSQDVGEMSGRSAVAEVMDGAGPVSIVAAELKELETAMADPDRIDEMDEIIARYGEVQGRFEELDGYALDGRAREALSGLGFSQEMMEGDVGALSGGWKMRVALARILLMRPDVMLLDEPSNHLDLESLIWLEQFLRGYEGALLMTSHDREFINRIINKVVEIDGGTLTTFSGNYEFYEQQRALNEKQQQAQFERQQAMLAKEIKFIERFKARASHAAQVQSRVKKLDKIERVEPPKRRQTVAFEFLPAPRSGEDVVSLKNVHKGYGSRSIYEGLDFMIRRRERWCVMGINGAGKSTLLKLVAGSTDPDDGTVAIGGSVKMGYFAQHAMDLLDGERTVFQWLEDSFPQAGQGSLRALAGCFGFSGDDVEKKCRVLSGGEKARLVMAHMLFDPPNFLVLDEPTNHLDLATKEMLINALSEFEGTMLFVSHDRHFLAALSNRVLELTPEGIHQFGGGYSEYVARTGQEAPGLRS, via the coding sequence ATGATCCGCCTCGATAACGTCAGCAAGCAAGTCGGCCACCAGATTCTTTTCATCGAAGCCTCCGCGGCGCTCCAAAAGGGCGAGAAGATCGGCCTCGTCGGCCCCAACGGGGCCGGCAAGACCACGCTTTTCCGGATGATTTCGGGCCAGGAACCGCCGGACGAGGGCCAGGTCTCGCTCGATCGCGGCATAACCATCGGCTATTTCAGCCAGGACGTCGGCGAGATGTCGGGCCGCAGCGCCGTGGCCGAGGTCATGGACGGCGCCGGCCCGGTCAGCATCGTGGCGGCCGAGTTGAAAGAGCTCGAAACCGCGATGGCCGATCCGGATCGCATCGATGAGATGGACGAGATCATCGCGCGCTACGGCGAGGTGCAGGGCCGCTTCGAGGAACTCGACGGCTATGCCCTCGACGGTCGTGCCCGCGAGGCGCTGTCGGGCCTTGGCTTCAGCCAGGAGATGATGGAGGGCGATGTCGGCGCGCTCTCGGGCGGCTGGAAGATGCGCGTCGCGCTGGCGCGCATTCTCCTGATGCGTCCCGATGTGATGCTGCTGGACGAACCGAGCAACCATCTCGATCTCGAAAGCCTGATCTGGCTCGAGCAGTTCCTTAGAGGTTATGAAGGTGCGTTGCTGATGACCTCGCATGACCGCGAGTTCATCAACCGCATCATCAACAAGGTCGTCGAGATCGACGGCGGCACGCTGACGACATTTTCCGGCAATTATGAATTCTACGAGCAGCAGCGCGCGCTGAACGAGAAGCAGCAGCAGGCGCAATTCGAGCGCCAGCAGGCGATGCTCGCCAAGGAGATCAAGTTCATCGAGCGCTTCAAGGCGCGTGCGTCGCATGCGGCGCAGGTGCAGAGCCGGGTCAAGAAACTTGACAAGATCGAGCGGGTCGAGCCGCCGAAGCGTCGCCAGACGGTCGCCTTCGAATTCCTGCCGGCGCCGCGCTCGGGCGAGGACGTCGTCAGCCTGAAGAACGTCCACAAGGGCTACGGCAGCCGCAGCATCTATGAGGGGCTCGACTTCATGATCCGCCGCCGGGAGCGGTGGTGCGTGATGGGGATCAACGGCGCCGGCAAGTCGACGCTGTTGAAGCTGGTGGCGGGCTCGACCGACCCCGACGACGGCACGGTCGCGATCGGCGGCAGCGTCAAGATGGGCTACTTCGCCCAGCACGCGATGGATCTGCTCGACGGCGAACGCACAGTGTTCCAGTGGCTGGAGGATTCGTTTCCGCAAGCGGGCCAGGGCTCATTGCGTGCGCTGGCCGGCTGCTTCGGTTTTTCCGGCGACGACGTCGAGAAGAAATGCCGGGTGCTCTCGGGCGGCGAGAAGGCGCGGCTGGTGATGGCGCACATGCTGTTCGACCCGCCGAACTTCCTGGTGCTGGACGAGCCGACCAACCATCTGGATCTGGCGACCAAGGAAATGCTGATCAACGCGCTGTCCGAATTCGAGGGTACCATGCTGTTCGTCTCGCATGACCGGCATTTTCTCGCCGCGCTCTCCAATCGCGTGCTGGAGCTGACGCCCGAAGGCATTCACCAGTTCGGCGGCGGCTATTCCGAATACGTCGCGCGCACCGGTCAGGAAGCGCCGGGCCTTCGAAGCTGA
- a CDS encoding tetratricopeptide repeat protein, giving the protein MRSRFLSVAVRAVVAIAPGLLPAVAHAQSADLVLCDRVAADPADPDKPADVKGVPDIAASDIATAIKYCKVAANGSRRAMYQLGRAYAANRQTPEAIAAWRKAADKGSSSAMVELGVVYGTGVGVARDEAQARKLFERAAEAGNPRGVSNLAALGGGAGAAANPAHARELLSKAAETNAEAQYQLGMMLAEGNGGNKDDVAARALFEKAAAQNHPGALERMGAFAQEGRGGPRDADAAKAYYQRAAALGDEDAKKALERARCPYAIKDKRGNVVTNLCF; this is encoded by the coding sequence ATGAGGAGCCGGTTTCTCAGCGTAGCAGTTAGGGCGGTCGTCGCTATCGCGCCGGGTTTGCTGCCGGCTGTGGCGCACGCGCAATCGGCTGATCTCGTGCTGTGCGACCGCGTCGCCGCCGATCCTGCCGATCCCGACAAGCCGGCCGATGTGAAGGGCGTGCCCGACATTGCGGCGTCCGACATCGCCACCGCCATCAAATATTGCAAGGTCGCCGCCAACGGCTCGCGGCGGGCGATGTACCAGCTCGGGCGCGCCTATGCTGCCAACCGGCAGACGCCAGAGGCCATCGCGGCCTGGCGCAAGGCCGCTGACAAGGGATCCTCCTCGGCGATGGTCGAACTCGGCGTGGTCTATGGGACCGGCGTGGGTGTTGCGAGAGACGAGGCGCAGGCGCGAAAACTGTTCGAGCGTGCCGCCGAGGCCGGCAATCCGCGCGGCGTCAGCAACCTGGCAGCGCTGGGCGGCGGCGCCGGCGCAGCGGCCAACCCGGCGCACGCGCGCGAATTGCTGTCGAAGGCAGCGGAGACCAACGCCGAGGCGCAGTACCAGCTCGGGATGATGCTGGCGGAAGGCAATGGCGGCAACAAGGACGACGTTGCGGCCCGCGCGCTGTTTGAGAAGGCCGCGGCGCAAAATCATCCCGGTGCGCTGGAGCGAATGGGGGCGTTTGCACAAGAGGGCCGCGGCGGACCGAGGGATGCCGACGCCGCCAAAGCCTATTACCAGCGCGCCGCGGCACTCGGTGACGAAGATGCCAAGAAGGCGCTGGAACGGGCGCGGTGTCCCTACGCGATCAAGGACAAGCGCGGCAACGTGGTGACGAATTTGTGCTTCTGA